In Massilistercora timonensis, the following are encoded in one genomic region:
- a CDS encoding RyR domain-containing protein, translated as METTISKFFRSFQMKEDKENSHSYGIYMKEALQAFAERDNKETAGEVYETFLDCYKQLLGGNDNFVDLLDILRGYEENAALLIDKQRDHYVHSVNVFLLGIRIWQRNPAFRKAAEAYLEGQGKCSFSGVEEEFFFRWGMAALFHDTGYPVEITSNQVKKFIGTVVADGTRSAGTYIGYQDEACLTTLTCNGEKLDFVAMLSRHMGETLGVDEELLEKTLAGFIRDMQQGGHVDHGYYSALALLQHYGFMAGGSDFSRQIYQEAILDAACAILLHNYYKHVLQKPPFSLPPLAADLHPLGYLLILCDELQEWNRQAYGIVDRQKVQAADSKIELGEDSLKIHYITYGGVLGEAFSAKKKQTLEQLLKLDQIFPGGVEVTVTTKSELLLSHIQSGERKLPRPFLEHVEQMSRRIHERYNEAQKAAHPDGPLAYPDWESLSDDLKYSNIRQARSYFGYLEAAGMYAAQEGGKEQEVLEFPEELTEALARAEHENWMAERMENGWTYGPEKDVERKRSPYLVPYEELSEEIRQLDRNAIGNILPLFHEIGLRVFRCE; from the coding sequence ATGGAAACAACGATCAGCAAGTTCTTCCGGTCGTTTCAGATGAAGGAAGACAAAGAAAACAGCCACAGCTATGGCATTTACATGAAGGAGGCCCTGCAGGCTTTTGCCGAACGGGACAATAAAGAGACGGCAGGGGAGGTCTATGAGACATTTCTGGACTGCTACAAGCAACTGCTTGGCGGGAACGATAACTTCGTGGATCTTCTGGATATCCTGCGGGGATATGAGGAGAACGCGGCGCTCCTTATTGATAAGCAGCGGGACCACTATGTGCATTCGGTCAATGTGTTCCTGCTGGGGATCCGGATCTGGCAGAGGAATCCCGCTTTCCGCAAGGCGGCAGAAGCTTATCTGGAAGGACAGGGGAAGTGTTCCTTCTCCGGGGTGGAGGAGGAATTCTTCTTCCGCTGGGGGATGGCGGCTCTGTTCCATGATACCGGCTATCCGGTGGAGATCACCAGTAACCAGGTGAAGAAATTCATAGGGACCGTGGTGGCTGACGGGACGCGGAGCGCGGGGACTTATATCGGCTATCAGGACGAGGCCTGCCTGACCACCCTGACCTGCAATGGGGAGAAGCTTGACTTTGTGGCTATGTTAAGCCGCCATATGGGGGAGACGCTGGGAGTGGATGAAGAACTTCTGGAAAAAACTCTCGCCGGATTTATCCGGGATATGCAGCAGGGCGGCCATGTGGATCACGGATATTACAGCGCTCTGGCGCTTTTGCAGCACTATGGGTTTATGGCGGGAGGAAGCGATTTTTCCAGACAGATCTATCAGGAGGCCATTCTGGATGCGGCCTGTGCCATCCTTCTGCATAACTACTATAAGCATGTGCTGCAGAAACCGCCTTTTTCTCTGCCGCCGCTGGCGGCGGATCTTCATCCTCTGGGATATCTTCTGATTCTGTGTGATGAGCTGCAGGAGTGGAATCGGCAGGCATACGGGATCGTAGACCGGCAGAAGGTACAGGCGGCGGACAGCAAGATCGAACTGGGGGAAGATTCCCTTAAGATTCATTACATTACTTACGGCGGCGTCCTGGGAGAAGCCTTTTCCGCGAAGAAGAAGCAGACGCTGGAGCAGCTGCTGAAGCTGGATCAGATATTCCCAGGTGGAGTGGAAGTAACCGTCACCACCAAGTCGGAGCTTTTGCTTTCTCACATTCAGTCTGGCGAGAGGAAGCTGCCGCGGCCTTTCCTGGAGCATGTGGAGCAGATGTCCAGGCGGATCCATGAGCGCTACAATGAGGCCCAGAAGGCGGCCCATCCGGATGGGCCGCTGGCGTATCCCGACTGGGAGAGCTTAAGCGACGATCTGAAGTATTCCAATATCCGTCAGGCCCGGTCTTACTTCGGCTATCTGGAAGCGGCGGGAATGTACGCTGCCCAGGAGGGAGGAAAGGAGCAGGAAGTATTGGAATTTCCGGAAGAGCTTACGGAAGCCCTGGCCCGTGCGGAGCATGAAAACTGGATGGCGGAGCGGATGGAGAACGGGTGGACTTACGGACCAGAGAAGGATGTGGAGAGGAAGCGGTCTCCCTATCTGGTTCCCTATGAAGAACTGTCGGAGGAGATCCGTCAGTTGGACCGGAACGCCATTGGAAATATCCTGCCTTTGTTCCACGAGATCGGTCTGCGGGTTTTCCGTTGTGAATAA
- a CDS encoding AlwI family type II restriction endonuclease, producing the protein MIVERNQIFNLMDTNGRRSDVLNALKIYLEILEELQETFPAEHWGTYPESLSQFLFYEKALEKSPDVFKKHSNYDHFIRELGDDRRKFLDRDRSWVAENLPGLAKDLDEAIEKRARHYTSNLVKMGFADGNRKITEAGYSYLKGTIVRDELEELLPLDNVNLALLRQLSKLKIFGSPVNGKRSFYAPFLMGLVLLLDDEAIDAHSFEVIVQGLSPYSSEEVKEAVRRKGKCVSELEEAIRDIHIVIPEELAGKNDVEYDVFRRIFKGSKSNDSISKTYYDFFRALKAFRDDRTEAAYGDLLACLDRESSASLYKAFGYGKAIFAAGNRGSRYDLERFLEKNKDHPFLASGDLVGAFYTAFARSKWIDGIREYSDTTVRLLGATGLFRFKNLPELSYREILSHMLDVEKLRGQVFGEMTEEEYMRYEGAADSYFGKNLSLAEIFRYSQDDIHAITNRLEQLLGVTGPADVRKRLSEQKSAGFMAHINEKYPRERVMELLPLFSDRKKDSQIKKAVNDGATVPTIYEYMIGIAWYYISKGEFDLYHSLNLTLNADFEPVIHAGGGEGDIVIDYDELVLMLEVTLMNKQAQKRGEWEPVLRHSLNLKAAGGTKETITFFIADELDYNTVNIWRAVAAVSLESTDTHAKVDGVVIMPFTNKEILAFLEKGIYYKEIVKAVKASFAKVPQITDVKWQEEILADLLV; encoded by the coding sequence ATGATCGTTGAGAGAAATCAGATCTTTAATCTGATGGATACAAACGGCAGACGAAGCGATGTCCTGAATGCCCTGAAAATCTATCTGGAGATCCTGGAAGAATTGCAGGAAACCTTCCCCGCTGAGCATTGGGGGACGTATCCGGAGAGCCTGTCCCAGTTTCTGTTCTATGAGAAGGCGCTGGAGAAGTCGCCGGATGTTTTTAAGAAACACAGCAACTATGATCACTTCATCCGGGAGCTGGGCGACGACCGCCGGAAATTTCTGGACAGAGACAGAAGCTGGGTGGCGGAGAATCTGCCAGGACTGGCGAAAGACCTGGACGAGGCCATTGAGAAACGGGCCCGCCATTACACCAGCAACCTGGTGAAGATGGGATTCGCAGACGGGAACCGGAAGATCACCGAGGCGGGTTATTCTTACCTGAAGGGAACCATCGTCCGGGACGAACTGGAGGAATTACTGCCGCTGGACAATGTGAACCTGGCGCTTCTCAGGCAATTGTCCAAACTGAAGATCTTTGGCTCTCCAGTTAACGGAAAGCGGAGCTTTTACGCTCCTTTCCTTATGGGGCTTGTGCTGCTGCTGGATGACGAGGCCATAGACGCCCACAGCTTTGAGGTGATTGTCCAGGGGCTCTCCCCCTACAGCAGCGAGGAAGTGAAGGAAGCGGTCCGCAGGAAAGGGAAATGTGTTTCAGAACTGGAGGAAGCCATCCGGGATATCCACATTGTTATTCCGGAAGAGCTGGCCGGAAAAAACGATGTGGAATATGACGTGTTCCGGCGCATTTTCAAGGGGTCAAAAAGCAACGATTCCATATCGAAGACGTACTACGATTTCTTCCGCGCCCTGAAAGCATTCCGGGACGACCGGACAGAAGCGGCTTATGGGGATCTGCTGGCATGTCTGGACCGGGAGAGCAGCGCTTCCCTGTACAAAGCCTTTGGATATGGGAAAGCCATCTTCGCGGCGGGGAACCGGGGCAGCAGATACGACCTGGAACGGTTCCTGGAGAAAAATAAGGATCATCCCTTCCTGGCTTCCGGGGATCTTGTGGGAGCCTTTTATACGGCGTTTGCCAGATCCAAGTGGATCGACGGGATCCGGGAGTACTCGGACACCACCGTCCGTCTGCTGGGCGCTACCGGGCTGTTCCGGTTTAAGAATCTGCCGGAATTATCTTACCGGGAGATCCTCTCTCATATGTTGGATGTGGAGAAGCTGCGTGGGCAGGTGTTCGGGGAGATGACGGAAGAAGAATATATGCGCTATGAAGGCGCGGCGGATTCTTACTTCGGGAAGAATCTTTCCCTTGCGGAGATCTTCCGGTATTCCCAGGATGATATCCATGCCATAACGAACAGGCTGGAACAGCTGCTGGGCGTAACCGGACCGGCTGACGTGAGGAAGCGTCTCAGTGAGCAGAAAAGCGCCGGATTTATGGCTCATATCAATGAAAAATATCCCAGGGAGAGGGTTATGGAGCTTCTTCCCCTGTTCTCAGACCGGAAGAAGGACAGCCAGATCAAGAAGGCGGTAAATGACGGAGCCACCGTGCCCACCATATACGAGTACATGATCGGGATTGCCTGGTACTATATCTCGAAGGGAGAGTTTGACCTGTATCACAGTCTGAACCTGACCCTGAACGCTGATTTTGAACCGGTGATCCATGCCGGCGGCGGAGAGGGCGATATTGTGATCGACTATGATGAACTGGTGCTTATGCTTGAGGTGACGCTTATGAACAAGCAGGCGCAGAAGAGGGGAGAGTGGGAGCCGGTGCTGCGGCACTCCCTGAACCTGAAGGCGGCCGGCGGGACGAAGGAGACGATCACCTTCTTCATAGCAGATGAGCTGGATTATAATACCGTCAATATCTGGAGAGCCGTTGCGGCGGTATCCCTGGAATCTACGGACACTCACGCCAAAGTGGACGGGGTTGTGATCATGCCCTTTACCAATAAGGAGATCCTGGCTTTCCTTGAGAAAGGGATCTATTACAAGGAGATCGTAAAGGCAGTCAAAGCTTCTTTCGCGAAAGTGCCGCAGATCACGGATGTGAAATGGCAGGAGGAGATCCTGGCGGATCTGCTTGTTTGA
- a CDS encoding toll/interleukin-1 receptor domain-containing protein, which yields MSTLHYRTRAGSAPGGKPRLYFCCHPEDFPIYFDSLSQELLDLWDCAIWYRDLAQNSPWDTDEEEDFCDSLLQMQLFVIPVSEAFLMEETDARTREFTLAADHHIPVLPILVNSGLAADFNRICGNIQFLDRTSTDLTEIPYRQKLENFLRTVLVPDDLARQVRAAFDAYVFLSYRKKDRRYAQELMKLIHENEFCRDIAIWYDEFLTPGENFNASIQEALEKSHLFALAVTPNLVNEKNYVMDIEYPMAQKEEKKILPVELQDTDRQLLKQYYQGLPSCVTSSDRSSLKASLMDSFQEIAVRENDNSPEHLLFIGLAYLGGIDVEVDPGRGVKLIEEAAFARLPQAMEKLVSLYRTGYGVPLDQEKAIAWQKKLAATREEEFARTGTGGETLLADLQDLAELYLECQQYSQAAGICQKLQETLEKLSPRLEPETARNTTLWLHSRLAACLEGQGNLPGARDELLAHQKLVARWAKESPTEAAIWALTASYDRLGQLAMTEGNLSQALQMFQDGKLLTDLADEELHSTLSMSRRLTMGLQCGNVLREQKKYRAARETYTHLLPLAKRLARDGDSADARRLAICYMDLGRICSNLILPQNDSLKYARQSLAILEDLAEKEPTYHNLRNLAVCCNFNGDTLANTSLGWNEGVSPDVLQFCQRALEISQKLVCRSNSLEAWLDLAHTLDRFSRYYGLKGDRKQEKEFLSQAADAARKAAERSGSALARRALASYLARFGQLYEEEEDMGNAKSCCQESFALHQMIYEETRSLEDLMALASDHQILSRQDEAAFDYDGAKQHKQRSIELCEEAVAREPSVPAYQNHLARYCTNMAQFCHRREQEEEARHYWKRALNLSEELYRKDPSSPNRMELSEKAATLGDSYCEAGSWEEAWPYYQRYLELRGTPQQDTAAESSPQQPGDAWNYCCNAALRCGHYEKAKELALQVCTLRREAWQQMPEDITAYDMACHCFLTLIEIALKQKDFESAEDYGEKYREMICQIPALFPEVPAFHGLSLPDYAGSRIRLLAQTFEEQAKEFKEKEAYDEAENACELAIHYAEVFVEMFPDHIGGRKQLGYLNYTFACIVPGGYYSYYLEESLKIWEALAKEMPENSSFKENARIIREILEEG from the coding sequence ATGAGCACGCTTCACTACCGGACCCGGGCAGGCTCCGCCCCCGGCGGGAAACCCCGCCTTTACTTCTGCTGCCACCCGGAAGATTTCCCCATTTATTTTGACTCTCTGTCTCAGGAACTTCTGGATCTCTGGGACTGCGCCATCTGGTACCGGGATCTGGCGCAAAACTCTCCCTGGGACACAGATGAGGAGGAAGACTTTTGTGACAGCCTGCTGCAGATGCAGCTCTTTGTCATCCCTGTCTCAGAAGCCTTCCTGATGGAGGAAACAGACGCCCGGACACGGGAATTCACCCTGGCGGCAGATCATCACATCCCCGTCCTGCCCATCCTGGTCAACAGCGGCCTGGCCGCCGACTTCAACCGGATCTGCGGCAACATCCAGTTTCTGGACCGCACATCCACCGATCTCACCGAGATCCCCTATCGCCAGAAGCTGGAAAACTTCCTGCGCACAGTCCTGGTCCCTGACGACCTGGCCCGGCAGGTGCGGGCTGCCTTCGACGCCTATGTATTCTTAAGTTACCGGAAGAAAGACCGCAGATATGCCCAGGAACTGATGAAGCTGATCCACGAAAATGAATTCTGCCGTGACATCGCCATCTGGTATGACGAATTCCTCACCCCCGGCGAGAATTTCAACGCATCCATTCAGGAGGCGCTGGAGAAAAGCCACCTTTTCGCCCTGGCGGTAACGCCCAACCTGGTAAATGAGAAAAATTACGTCATGGATATCGAGTACCCCATGGCTCAGAAAGAAGAGAAAAAGATCCTGCCTGTAGAGCTGCAGGACACCGACCGGCAGCTTCTGAAGCAATATTACCAGGGTCTCCCTTCCTGCGTGACCAGCAGCGACAGATCCTCGCTCAAGGCTTCTCTTATGGATTCCTTCCAGGAGATTGCCGTCCGGGAAAACGACAATTCCCCGGAGCACCTCCTGTTCATCGGCCTGGCCTATCTTGGCGGCATCGATGTGGAAGTAGACCCCGGACGCGGCGTAAAACTGATCGAAGAAGCTGCCTTTGCCAGGCTGCCCCAGGCCATGGAGAAGCTGGTGTCCCTCTACCGCACCGGGTATGGCGTTCCCCTGGATCAGGAGAAGGCCATTGCCTGGCAGAAGAAACTTGCCGCCACAAGAGAAGAAGAATTCGCCCGGACAGGAACCGGAGGCGAGACGCTGCTTGCCGATCTGCAGGACCTGGCAGAGCTGTACCTGGAATGTCAGCAATACTCACAGGCAGCCGGGATCTGTCAGAAGCTGCAGGAGACGCTGGAAAAACTGTCTCCCCGTCTGGAACCGGAGACAGCAAGAAATACAACTCTCTGGCTCCATTCCCGCCTGGCCGCCTGCCTGGAAGGCCAGGGAAACTTACCCGGCGCTAGGGATGAACTGCTGGCCCATCAGAAGCTGGTAGCCAGGTGGGCAAAAGAATCCCCCACAGAAGCCGCCATCTGGGCCCTCACCGCCAGCTATGACCGCCTGGGACAGCTTGCCATGACAGAAGGGAACCTCTCCCAGGCTCTCCAAATGTTCCAGGATGGCAAACTCCTGACTGATCTGGCCGATGAAGAACTGCACAGCACCCTCTCCATGTCCCGGCGGCTCACCATGGGGCTCCAGTGCGGCAACGTCCTGCGGGAACAGAAAAAATACCGGGCCGCCCGGGAGACCTACACTCATCTTCTGCCTCTGGCCAAACGGCTGGCCCGGGACGGAGACAGCGCAGACGCCAGGAGGCTGGCAATCTGCTATATGGATCTGGGACGCATCTGCAGCAACCTGATCCTTCCCCAGAACGATTCCCTGAAATATGCCAGACAAAGTCTGGCCATCCTGGAAGATCTGGCAGAAAAGGAGCCTACCTATCACAACCTGAGGAATCTGGCGGTCTGCTGCAATTTCAACGGCGACACCCTGGCCAATACCAGTCTTGGCTGGAATGAGGGCGTTTCTCCAGACGTGCTGCAGTTCTGTCAACGGGCGCTGGAGATCAGCCAAAAACTGGTTTGCCGCAGCAATTCCCTGGAAGCCTGGCTGGATCTGGCCCATACCCTTGACCGTTTCAGCCGCTACTATGGACTGAAGGGAGACAGAAAACAGGAAAAAGAGTTCCTCTCCCAGGCCGCAGACGCCGCCCGGAAAGCGGCGGAGCGTTCCGGAAGCGCCCTGGCCAGACGCGCCCTAGCCTCTTACCTAGCCCGCTTCGGGCAGTTATACGAAGAGGAAGAGGATATGGGAAATGCGAAATCCTGCTGCCAGGAAAGCTTCGCCCTTCATCAGATGATTTATGAAGAGACCCGGTCTCTGGAAGATCTTATGGCCCTGGCCTCTGATCATCAGATCCTGAGCCGCCAGGACGAAGCTGCTTTTGACTATGATGGAGCCAAACAACATAAGCAACGCAGCATTGAGCTCTGCGAAGAAGCCGTGGCCCGTGAGCCTTCTGTGCCCGCTTACCAGAACCATCTTGCCAGGTACTGTACCAACATGGCGCAGTTCTGCCACAGACGGGAGCAGGAGGAGGAAGCCCGGCATTACTGGAAGCGGGCCTTGAACCTGTCCGAGGAACTGTACCGGAAGGATCCCTCCTCCCCCAACCGGATGGAACTCTCTGAGAAGGCGGCGACTCTCGGGGACAGCTACTGCGAAGCAGGAAGCTGGGAGGAAGCCTGGCCTTATTACCAACGCTACCTGGAACTTCGCGGGACCCCGCAGCAGGATACTGCAGCCGAAAGTTCTCCGCAGCAGCCAGGGGACGCCTGGAACTACTGCTGCAACGCAGCTCTTCGCTGCGGCCATTATGAGAAGGCGAAAGAACTGGCCCTTCAGGTCTGTACGCTGCGCCGGGAAGCCTGGCAGCAAATGCCCGAAGACATAACCGCCTATGACATGGCCTGCCACTGCTTCCTGACTCTGATCGAGATCGCCCTGAAACAGAAAGATTTTGAATCAGCAGAAGATTACGGAGAAAAATACCGGGAGATGATTTGCCAGATCCCGGCCCTCTTCCCAGAGGTCCCCGCTTTCCACGGACTTTCCCTCCCGGATTACGCCGGCTCCCGCATCCGGCTGCTGGCGCAGACCTTCGAGGAACAGGCGAAGGAATTCAAGGAGAAAGAAGCCTACGACGAAGCGGAAAACGCCTGCGAACTGGCGATCCACTATGCAGAAGTCTTTGTAGAAATGTTCCCGGATCACATCGGCGGCAGGAAACAACTGGGGTATCTGAATTACACGTTCGCCTGTATCGTACCAGGCGGCTATTATTCCTACTATCTGGAAGAATCCCTGAAGATCTGGGAAGCGCTGGCAAAGGAAATGCCAGAAAACTCCAGTTTTAAGGAAAACGCCAGAATCATCCGGGAGATCCTGGAGGAGGGCTAG
- a CDS encoding DNA adenine methylase, which translates to MIQSPLNYTGGKYKLLPQILPLFPGDIRVFVDLFCGGCNVGLNVDCSQVIYNDRNENLFRLYRTFQKLDKERLLGWIYEIIESYGLSLVSRNGYAHYHCDSSKGLGSRNREGYLKLRRDFNQRHGAGERDDYYYVMLYVLIVYAFNNQIRFNADGEFNLPVGKRDFNGRMEQKLLAFLDRIREQDCCFTCCDFRELDTSAWTSRDFVYADPPYLITCATYNEQGGWDADAERALLSFLDELDGRKIRFALSNVLRSKGRENKILLDWLARNAGRYQAVGLDYSYSNSSYQTKDRSSSSEEVLIINYEPER; encoded by the coding sequence ATGATCCAGTCACCCCTTAACTATACCGGCGGCAAATACAAATTGCTGCCGCAGATCCTGCCGTTGTTCCCGGGAGACATCCGCGTCTTTGTAGACCTGTTCTGCGGAGGCTGCAACGTGGGTCTCAATGTGGACTGCAGTCAGGTCATATACAACGACCGGAATGAGAATCTGTTCCGTCTGTATCGCACGTTCCAGAAGCTGGACAAAGAAAGATTGCTGGGCTGGATCTACGAGATCATAGAGAGCTACGGCCTTTCTCTGGTGAGCAGGAACGGGTACGCCCATTACCACTGCGACAGCAGCAAGGGACTTGGAAGCCGGAACAGGGAAGGGTATCTGAAGCTGCGCAGAGATTTCAACCAGAGGCACGGAGCCGGGGAGCGGGACGATTACTACTACGTCATGCTCTATGTGCTGATCGTGTATGCCTTCAACAACCAGATCCGGTTTAATGCCGATGGAGAATTTAACCTGCCGGTGGGGAAAAGAGACTTTAACGGGAGAATGGAGCAGAAACTCCTTGCCTTCCTGGACCGGATCCGGGAGCAGGATTGCTGTTTTACCTGCTGTGATTTCAGAGAGCTTGACACTTCTGCCTGGACGTCCCGGGATTTTGTCTATGCGGATCCGCCCTATCTCATCACCTGCGCCACTTATAATGAGCAGGGCGGGTGGGATGCGGATGCCGAGCGGGCGCTTCTTTCCTTCCTGGATGAGCTGGATGGAAGGAAGATCCGCTTCGCCCTCTCCAACGTGCTCAGGAGCAAGGGACGGGAAAATAAGATCCTGCTTGACTGGCTGGCCCGGAATGCAGGCCGGTACCAGGCAGTGGGACTTGACTACAGCTATTCCAATTCCAGTTATCAGACCAAAGACCGAAGCTCTTCCTCGGAAGAAGTGCTGATCATCAATTATGAACCAGAACGGTGA